In Microvirga sp. 17 mud 1-3, the genomic window TCCGCCACGATGATCGTGACCGGGAAAGGACCCTTGCGCTCGAGACGGTTCAGCTCGTCGACGAAGAACGAGCGGTTGCAGAGCTTCGTCAGGACATCATGCTTGCCGAGATATTCCAGATAGGCCTCGGCCTTCTTGCGGGCCGTGATATCCGTCAGCGCCACCTGGACGAGAGACCAATCATGCTCGTGGCCCGGAAGGACCGAGAATTGGAGATGGAGATGCAGCTCATCGCCCAGGAGCGAGTAGTTCATCACCTCCCGTCTCTGGAAAATTCTTCCCTCCCAGAGATCGATGAGCTGCTCTCTGAAATGGGGCTGCATGTCGTCGCGAAAAACCTCGGGCAGGCTCCGAAGCAGGGTGTCCTTGTCGGGAGCGGCAAACAGTTCGAGCGTATGCTGGTTCACGTCGATCACGCGGATCTCGCTCATACAGCGCTCGACGAATTCCGGATGGACATCCGTGAACACGCGAAAATCGCTGATGCCTCTGTCACGGACCTCATCAAGGAGCCGCTTGACGCTGCTGAAATCCTCGACCCAGAGCGAAATCGGAGAGTGTTCGAAGAGGCCCCGCGCATATTCCTCGCTTTGAGCGAGCATCCGCCGGGCCGTCTCACGTTCGGTGACATCCTCGATGGCGATCAGAACCCGTTCCCAGTCATTCTCATGACCAGGAAGGATCGTCCCCTTCAGCTGAATATCGAGACGACGGCCCGACAGAGTATAGTTGACCGTGTTGCTGAAGAACTCGCCCTGCCCGTCCCAGAGCTGCACCAGCTCGTCGATATGGGTCTTCAGCATGTCATTTCGGAATATATGCCCGAGGTTCTGCACGAGGTGCGGAAGATCTTCGGCTTCAAACAGCGCCAGTGTCTTTCGATTGACCTTGAGAACACGAATACAATCGGAGCAGATCTGAACTCGGCGCGGATCTTCCTCAAGATATTCGCGCAACGAAGTAACGCCGTCGCGCCGCCATGTCTCGAAGAGGGACCTGATACCGCTGTAATCCTCGAGCCATAGGGAGACGGGCGCGAGGTCGAACATCTCGGCATCATCATTGAGGCCGCCACCGGCCTTCAGTGTAGG contains:
- a CDS encoding sensor domain-containing diguanylate cyclase, whose amino-acid sequence is MPLSQTDPTLKAGGGLNDDAEMFDLAPVSLWLEDYSGIRSLFETWRRDGVTSLREYLEEDPRRVQICSDCIRVLKVNRKTLALFEAEDLPHLVQNLGHIFRNDMLKTHIDELVQLWDGQGEFFSNTVNYTLSGRRLDIQLKGTILPGHENDWERVLIAIEDVTERETARRMLAQSEEYARGLFEHSPISLWVEDFSSVKRLLDEVRDRGISDFRVFTDVHPEFVERCMSEIRVIDVNQHTLELFAAPDKDTLLRSLPEVFRDDMQPHFREQLIDLWEGRIFQRREVMNYSLLGDELHLHLQFSVLPGHEHDWSLVQVALTDITARKKAEAYLEYLGKHDVLTKLCNRSFFVDELNRLERKGPFPVTIIVADLNGLKATNDQLGHAAGDALLRRAGEVLNEAIQKPAYAARIGGDEFALLLPSTNEREGAMVMENIERLLVVNNQFYSGQVLSFAIGMATGDRGQRLEDIVKKADLAMYEAKRAFYAHGLATQSLNPEGGRIS